The region TCCCACTGGTGGGCTGAGCTGCCCCATGGTCAAGACACAGCACCCAGCCTGTGAGTGCTAGCTCCAAGCCCTTCCTAGGGTGTTTGCTTTTCTAGAATCTTTGTCTCCAACCTCTGACATCACCAAAAGTACAAAATGCACTGGTCCTTCCTGCTTGTCAACAGGGTATAAATTTTCAAAACCTTCAAGCACACTAGCTTGGCCCTGTGGGATTTCACGGCAAGCACTGTTCTCTGGGTTTTACGGATGAGAGATCCAGGTAGCTGCTGGTAGTGCCAGGTCTCACATGTCCTCTGGCCCCCAACCCCAAAGGCAAGTCACCAGCAGGTGTGATGCCAGCACCGATCCTCACACGTGCTCAGGTCCCCAGCATTGAGGAGCCAGTTTTCTCCTTTACAAATGCTCCAGAAAACTTAGTTACAACACAGGACCTATGGCTTCctgtacacagacacacaaagctCTACACTAATGTCAAATAACCAGACTTAAGTGAGGCTCAGAAAATTCATCCCTGTAACTTTCGCTTGATAACATGTGGACAGTCAAATTGTGATGGCCCTACCCAAGGAGATGCCCACACTGAGATATGAAACTCCCACAGAGGTTCAGCATTCTCATTCTTTATGTTACTAATTTGAGGCTCAAAATGATGTGaagataaaaatcagaaatatttgtaaatataaagtATAATCCCTTTAACACACCATCCACAAGTCTAGCGGATTTTTAAGACCATTCAGGGAAAAGGTTGACTGGAAATGAGAGAGTGGCCAGGGCTGGGGGTCCTCCTGCACAGCCCTCCAGCCCACATACAGCTGGAGCGGGTACCTCTGCCGATGTTGACAAGGATGGCGGTGGGCTTCATTAATCTCAGCTCCCGCTTCCCGATCAGGCCCTGGGTCTGTGGCGTCAAGCTCACAGCCAACATCACAAAGTCCGACCGCTGAAGCAGGTCATCCAGCCTCTCACAGTAAATGGCCCCAacagcttcctcctcctccaattTTCTATGAAGGGAACAAGGGAGAAGACCATGTTCTCTGCTTAGAAATTCATCCGTTTGCCCCAGGAGGGAGTTTCTGAGAGGGCTGCAGAGTCCCTCAGTATGCTCAGTATGTCCCCCATGGGGCCAGACCCCATGTGGGTTCAGAGGTGGCTGGACCCAGAGCTCAGGGCTTACCCATGgaaacctgcatctctgggtGCTCTGAGCCCTGTGTCTGTGGCATTTCACACCAGACTGCAAGCCTCTTGTGGACAGGAGCTTCCTCTCACTCAGCTCTGAGCCCCCAGAGGCTGGTACAGCCGATGGTGTCAGACATGCTTTCAGTGACATGAGACACTGCTGGATATAGGCAAACACGTCAGAAACtccagaaaataaacaacaaaatgggaGAGGGTCGGGAGTGCCATGTGTTCAACAGAGAGCAAGGCCCCAAGGTTCTGGTGCAGGCAGCTTGTGTGCTGTTTTGGGTTCAATCCTAGCTTCTGCTCTGCCCACCCCAGGCAGCTGATTACTCAACAGAAACGCCAAGCTCCAGGAGGGCTCAGCGGCCTTGGTAGCCACTCCTGCCCTACAAATATGCAATACAAAACTGTATGGATTCTTTCTACACATCTTGGCCAGGGGACCGCCTGGAGGAAAGGAACGGCCAGCACACCCAGCCACTATGAAGGCCCTGCTCGTATCACATGCCTGTCCCCGAAGAGCCCTGGCCTCTGCATCAGAGTGGAATGCAGGTGAGAAAAGCCAGGGCGTAGGCAGGAGGCATCAGTGAAGTGAGGGCAAACAGGCAGGTCTGAGACAGAATCAAAAGACTGGGCGCTGGGCCAAATGCTGCTCATGGAGTATGAGGAAGACGGTTTCAGACCGAACGCTGCTGGGGGAAGCCCTGTGCCCTTGTGTCATGTGTATTAAATGTGGGCAGCATCTCCCATGGTCAGAAAGAATCCgcttacaaatttaaaaagcacataaTTGTAGGTGAGCCAATCTCTTTTCTCTGGTGAAATTTCTTCCATGAAGAGAAGCTTACCTGCCACATTTTTAGGGAATCATAAAAATGCTACAATCCATTCTTTGATCATCAACCCTGCTTTCTGGAGACAGAATAAGGGAATcaaataaaaagtgaagaaataataTATCAAAGCCATACTGAAGGCAGTGATGATGTAAGTTCTGCTCAGTTAATTTCAAGtctattttctgaattttacctGCGTTTCCTATTGTGATAGACAATCTTCATTTCAAATGCTCTGGCCCTTTGAGCAATCTTATAGCCAATGCTGCCCATGCCGATAATTCCCAGAGTGGCCCCTGTCACTTCTTGACCCATATAGTCTGTAGGAAAGTTCTCTGTATGTGGTGAAACAGCCAACTGATGACCTAAAATAAACAAGGTGCAGAGTGGGCAGTGTGGACAGCACCATACACAGAATCCCCACAACCCTCACGGGACCTCCTGACAGAGATGAGGTTGAAGGAAGCCCGAGATGGACCCTGCGCACTCAGGCATGTCTATCTAACAGCAAAATGTTTCTGCAGGAAGGATGGATGGGACAGCAGTTTCCTCATCACAAACCCAAGCCTCCTGGCATGATGCTTTAAACGAGCAACTTCTTTCACATTAAGGGAAGATTTGTGGTTAAAATTTGTTGGttctggtgtgtgtgtctgtatgttttTTACTACATGTACGTGTATGTGACTGCATGTGTTTCTATATGGTTTATGTGCATATGCaagtgcgtatgtgtgtgtgagtgtgcacgtGTGAACCAGCAATCAGAAGAGAACCAGCCTGGTTTTTGCCTCCTCTCCTCAAGCCCCTTCACCCCAGAGCTCCACCAGGATGACAGCCAAGTGCTGAACGGCTGCACTGTCCTTCCCAGGACACTCCCAGTGATGTCCAGTGTGTGGAGAGGTGGGGTCTCACCTACTCATGTGTGGGCCTTCATGGAGGGTAGCAGGCTGACTGGCCAATGGATCACCCCGGGGTGTTTCCATAGTGGTGCTGAAATTACCTCACATGTATGGGTACCCCCATGGCACAGTGAGTAGAATGTGGTGGAGGAAAAGACAGTGCTCAGACAGACCATGTGGACTGCATGTGTGCAGGGGCTGAGACCGGCCCTGGCCAGGCTGTAGCAACCAAGACTggctcccaccccagggccacAGAGTCCTGGACGCAGTGTGAAGAGACCAGGGCTTTATCAGGTGTGATATTAAACATCCGTCATCTAATCTGGAaaaccagcatctcctggctGTTTACCTTCCACAACTCTCCGAGCTGCGGCAAGCAGCAAGGCCATCCCCAGGTCTGCCGTGGGGCTGGAGACAGCATGTGGTGTGTTGGCCACCTTCACGCCAAAGCTGGCCACGAGCCCTAGGTCCAGATGGTCCAACCCTGCCCCTGCACTGGCCACGATCTTCAAGGAGGGCAGGCTGCACAGGAGCTCCTGGCTGACGGCCGGCCTTCCGCCCCAGATGTATACAGCTTGGATCTTGGGACCCAGCTGtgctttattttccaaaaagtcTTGCATGGTAATGAGATTAAAGTGTCTCTTCAGGTCTTCAACATGATCTTCACATATGCCATGTGGTCCTTCAAGATCAGACACCAGAACTCCAGGTAGGTCCTGATCACCCATGGCCTACAGAAAGATAGATGCAATTTCTGCTGTCAGAGAGTTTTCAAGAGAGCAACCTGTATACTCTTCTACTATTCTTTAGATTTCCTGAACTATAAGACTGGAATTATTTCCTGGATGAATTCCTGTAAAGTCTGAACCACAACAGACCGGGACTCTGAAGGTACCAACACCCCATCAGGCCCACGTTCCTCCTATTGGACGTGGGTCTTTATTTCTGCCCTTTGGCCATAGCAGCTGCAGTAactaactgatttttttttttactgtgaaagtaaaagatatttgttattgtctgtcaaacaaattaaataatgTCTTATGTTCCTTGTTCCTAATttaaactaagatttttttttttaagattttatagcTTTCTTCCGAAAAGAAAACCAGCTGCTTTGAAGAGTTGAGGCTAATGAGTGCATTTTATCTTTGGGTCACAAACTTggctaaaaatgtttaaaatgtgttcAAAGTTCAGAGAACAATtggctaaaaaaaaaacttgtgttaCTTCTTGGACTTTGAGTAAAAGATTAAAAGAGCTTCATTAAGGATAAGACTTTAGTTTTACAGAGAGCAGGCTCAATTCCTGCCTGCTTCAAGTTGGTTATGGAACAATAACACACATCCATCATGCCATTACTGTCAGTGGGTATACATAGTGAAGATCCAAGACCATCCACATGACTCGTGGCCTCTCCAAAGGAGAAGAGATGAGAGTCGAAGTGGGGAGGGATGGCCATAGCAGAGGGTGGGAGCGTTGGGCAGATTCAGGAGCTCACGCTGTCCCTGGGCTCTGCCCCTTGTTCTGTAACTCCTTTCACCAGCATCAGCCTCTGACCATCTCCACTCACAGCCAGGAGTCTAGCCAAGGAGCATGAGACAGGAAGTGGGATCCCTATTAACTGCTTTCCTAGAAGGGAGCACGGGTCCTACCTGCTGCTGACCCTGGTGCTCAGAGGGGCGGGCAGGGTTGAAAGATGGAACTTTGGCTCCAGCACCGATCTGCGGCTGATCAAAGGTCTCCCAGGCTTCCTGGGTTCTTGGTGAAACTGACATGATATCAACAGGTGTGTTACAGCTGTGCCCTGAGATCACATCTCATTCTCCTCCCCCAGTTTCTGCACAGAGAGAAGTAAGTGGACTTGCCTCTAGCAGGCGTCCTTGGATGCCCAGTATTGACACGATGGTTGGTTAGGACATTCTGACAACAAAGGAACTCACCACAAAGGTGTATTGTTAGATACCCACATTTTGTCCATGTCAAAAGATAAACTCATGGgtgaaatttggaaaaataaaaaattttacagcTTTGTTTTTAGTTAAGAGAGTGATAGTTCAGACATGTATATTTTCTAACTGCTATGTGCATGCTCCTTGCACTGTTTAATTTGAACTGCTAACACAGATTTAAAAGTAGTTATTTTCTCCTTGCAAAATGAttgctcaattaaaaaataaaagactttgtGTTAACTTTGCTGAAATTGCCTCCCACAGACCCAAGGCTCTAAActcaggattttcttcttttaaagcctCTTTAAAATTGAgacccagaaagaaaaataaagtagaatgaaCTTCCAACCTCTTCTTCCAAGAAGTTAAGACCGACATGTGCATGGCACTCATGAGGGAGGTGCAGAGGAAGGCATGTAGATCCCTGACCAGTGACCGTGGCTGCCCAGCTGGACTCTGAGCCCAGAGCAGGACCGGGCAGGGAGCACCAGGTGACGCAAGAAAAGAGAGTGACTTCAGTTCACAGAGGGGGCAAGGGCGGGGCCAGGCAAGGGGGAGGGGGGTAAGAGAGAGCTTTCTaacttaaaagcaaaaatgaaaataaaaaccaactgcaaccaaaaaaatatttttagttttgggaacagagagaaagaaacaaagatagggtgaggcaggaaggaggaCAAAAAAGCAGGACCACAGGCGCTGGTTCAGGCCACTCTGCCTGACTGTGATTCTCCCTGAAACTTGCTCTCCTCCAAAGCAGAGTGAGGGGAACACACAGCCTTGCATCGTGGCCCAGATAATGAAAGAGAGCATTCTGATCCTGCAGGACCGAGGGGCAAGCCTTCAGTGAAGGGGGTTACTAATGTTCAAATCTGAAGAACAATTTAGACATCTACCTAAGTGTCTAGAAACAAACTTACACCAAAGAGAGAGACTGAATTCATATAGc is a window of Cervus canadensis isolate Bull #8, Minnesota chromosome 23, ASM1932006v1, whole genome shotgun sequence DNA encoding:
- the LOC122425772 gene encoding probable 2-ketogluconate reductase — its product is MGDQDLPGVLVSDLEGPHGICEDHVEDLKRHFNLITMQDFLENKAQLGPKIQAVYIWGGRPAVSQELLCSLPSLKIVASAGAGLDHLDLGLVASFGVKVANTPHAVSSPTADLGMALLLAAARRVVEGHQLAVSPHTENFPTDYMGQEVTGATLGIIGMGSIGYKIAQRARAFEMKIVYHNRKRRKLEEEEAVGAIYCERLDDLLQRSDFVMLAVSLTPQTQGLIGKRELRLMKPTAILVNIGRGLLVDQDALVEALQTGLIKAAALDVTYPEPLPRDHPLLELKNIILTPHIGSATHQARRQIMENLVESILASFSGLPIPNEVLLK